GGTCTATGGGGCAACTTCTGGGTCTTGGGTCCATCTATGGGTCAatctatggggctgggggcacttgggggtcaatctatggggctggggggcacttGGGGGTCAATCTATGGGTCAATCTATGGGGCTGGGGAGCGTCTATGGGGCAACTTATGGGGCAACTGATGGGTCTAATGGGCAAGTTATGGGTCTATGGGGCAActtatggggctgggggcacttgggggtcaatctatggggctgggggcacttGGGGGTCAATCTATGGGTCAATCTATGGGGCTGGGGAGCGTCTATGGGGCAACTTATGGGGCAACTGATGGGTTTAATGGGCAACTTATGGGTCTAATGGGCAActtatggggctgggggcacttGGGGGTCAATCTATGGGGCTGGGGCCACTTGGGGGTCAATGTGTGGGTCAATCTATGGGGCTGCCCCCCAGCTACGAGGCGTGCGCGGAGGCGGCGGGCTGGGTGCGGGCGCGCGTGCGGCGCCCCCCGGCCGTGGGGCTGGTGTGTGGGTCGGGGCTGGGGGCGCTggcccaggagctgcaggagccgCAGAGCTTCGACTACGGCGACATCCCGCACTTCCCCCGCAGCACCGGTGGGGGGCgctgtggggcagaggggggggTGGTTATGGGGCAGAGGGGGGTGGttatggggcggggggggtggttatggggcggggggggtggttAGGGGGCAGTTAAGGGGGACTTGGGGGGGTGGAAGGGGTGTTTGGGGGGCACTTGGGGGGGTAgttgtggggctgggggggtcatTTGTGGGGCAgctatggggctgggggtcaCTTGGGGGGCAgttgtggggctgggggggacttatggggctggggggcgctatggggcactatggggcgctgtggggtctatggggctctatggggcgctatggggcgctatggggctctatggggcgctatggggcgctgtggggcgctatggggcgctatggggtCTATGGGCGCTGTGGGGCGCTGTGGGGCACtgtggggcgctatggggcgctatggggcgctatggggctctatggggtctatggggcGCTGTGGGCtctatggggcgctatggggcgctatggggcgctatggggtctatggggcgctatggggcgctatggggcgctatggggcgctatggggcgctatggggtCTATGGGTCTCTATGGGTCTCTATGGGTCTCTATGGGTCtctatggggcgctatggggcagggggcgctatggggcgctatggggcgctgtggggtctatggggcgctatggggcgctgtggggtctatggggcactatggggctctatggggcgctatgggctctatggggcgctatggggcgctatggggcagccttggggctctatggggcgctatggggcgctgtggggcgctatggggcgctatggggcagcGCTATGGGGCGCTGTGGGGCGCTGTGGGGCACTGTGGGggtctatggggctggggggcgctatggggcgctatggagtctatggggcgctatggggcgctatggggcgctatgggTCTCTATGGGGCGCTGTGGGGCtctatggggcgctatggggcgctatgggctctatggggctctatggggcgctatggggcgctatggggcagggggcgctatggggcgctatggggcgctGTGGGAtctatggggcgctatgggctctatggggctctatggggcgctgtggggcagggggcgctatggggcgctGTGGGGCAGGCGCTATGGGTCAGCCCCCCCAGTGCAGGGCCACGCGGGGCGCCTGGTTGTGGGGCAGTTGGGGGGCGCCCCCTGCGCCGTCCTGCAGGGCCGCTTCCACCTCTACGAGGGCTACAGCCCCGCCCAGGTAGGCCCCGCCCCCTTTAGCCCCGCCCCCCCAGAGGCCACGCCCCCTTTAGCCACGCCCCCACGTGGCCACGCCCCCTACGTGTGGGTCCCGCCCCATAGATGTGGCCCTGCCCCAGAGATATGGGTCCCACCCCCCATATATGGCTCCCAGCCCCCCTGTGGCCACGCCCCCTTTAGCCCCGCCCCCCAGAGGCCACGCCCCCTTTAGCCACGCCCCCTACATGTAGCCCCGCCCCCTAGATGTGGCCCCACCCCCTATATGTGGGTCCCGCCCCATAGATATGGCTCCCACCCCCATATATGGCTCCCAGCCCCCTTTGCGACCCCGCCCCCCCGTGGCCACGCCCCCTTTAGCCCCACCCCCTTTAGCCACGCCCCTTATATGTGGGTCCCGCCCCCTACATGTGGCCCCGCCCCCTATGTGTGGGTCCCGCCCCATAGATCTGCCTCCCACCCCCATATATGGCTCCCAGCCCCATAGATATTGGCCACGCCCCCTTTGTAGCCACGCCCCCTTCGTGACCCCGCCCCCTTTAGCCCCTCCCCCTTTACCCCCTCCCCCTTTAGCCCCGCCCCCTTTAGCCCCACCCCCTACATGTGGGTCCCGCCCCATAGATCTGCCTCCCACCCCCCATATATGGCTCCCAGCCCCCATGTGACCCCTCCCCCTTTACCCCCGCCCCCTTTAGCCCCTCCCCCTTTACCCCCTCCCCCTCAAGCCCCGCCCCCTTTACCCCCTCCCCCTTTAGCCCCGCCCCCTAAGAGGCCACGCCCCCTTTAGCCACGCCCCCATGTGGCCCTGCCCCCTATGTGTGGGTCCTGCCCCATAGATTATACCCCCTCCCCCTTAACCCCCTCCCCCTTTAGCCCCGCCCCCTTTAGCCCCGCCCCCTTAAGCCCCGCCCCCTTAGCCCCACCCCCTTTAGCCCCGCCCCCTTTAGCCCCTCCCCCTCCCTTAAGCCCCTCCCCCTGACCCCCAGCGCCCCCTGGTGCACacactccccctctccccccctttcccccctccccctcccctttagCCCCTCCCCCTTTAGCCCCGCCCCCtcaagccccgccccctcacTGGCCCCGCCCCCAGGTCGCCCTCCCGGTGCGGGTACTGGCCCTGCTGGGCGCGCACACGCTGGTGCTGACCAATGCGGCGGGGGCCCTGCGGGGGGCGCTGCG
This genomic stretch from Nyctibius grandis isolate bNycGra1 unplaced genomic scaffold, bNycGra1.pri scaffold_103_arrow_ctg1, whole genome shotgun sequence harbors:
- the LOC137677248 gene encoding purine nucleoside phosphorylase-like — encoded protein: MATAPRIGGGVEGGGACGVTSRGGGHIREWGGGGARSGGAMEGSYEACAEAAGWVRARVRRPPAVGLVCGSGLGALAQELQEPQSFDYGDIPHFPRSTVQGHAGRLVVGQLGGAPCAVLQGRFHLYEGYSPAQVALPVRVLALLGAHTLVLTNAAGALRGALRPGRLLVLRDHIDLPGLAGRSPLAGANDE